From the genome of Miscanthus floridulus cultivar M001 chromosome 10, ASM1932011v1, whole genome shotgun sequence, one region includes:
- the LOC136489321 gene encoding uncharacterized protein, with the protein MRVGVNGDAHVCEQGTSEIRECQREGEQSSAHRLKKLAPPVPPGAPLVLLGPTVPRLGPTGPRLGPTVPRRRGLLAAARGRTPAGHRREFAALAMEAQPNGPEKFGSSVFAKDGYTNWKKAKDNLNQHGTCKTHNNARLKCDDFMNQRTNVARRIDVISKEEEKRYEIRLNSSLDVARFLIMQGDAFRGHDESSTSNKGTYREMVDWYKDKVEIVKDAYDKGAKNCTMISHHIQKDLTKACAQEVMSVIMDEIRDKKFSILIDESRDVSIKEQMAVILRFVNDEGKVMERLLGLQYVESCTTAALKEALVKMLNSHKLPISRLRGQAIADFFNYVPLIVNTIDASCMGKDTLLAKHHDVLLEKLESGEIITTKAVIDILDIVNKDSVNPRNNGGAFGLIGKMERKDQDIVEAMQLIIDVKEQLQDMRDNGWDPLFKRVKTFCDKNEIEVPDMDKEINARGTSTRRKQKIASNDS; encoded by the exons ATGCGCGTCGGCGTCAATGGCGACGCCCACGTTTGCGAGCAGGGAACGAGCGAGATCAGAGAGTGCCAGAGGGAGGGCGAGCAGAGCTCGGCGCACCGCCTCAAGAAGCTCGCGCCGCCGGTTCCGCCTGGCGCGCCCCTCGTGCTCCTGGGGCCGACTGTGCCACGCCTGGGGCCGACTGGGCCGCGCCTGGGGCCGACTGTGCCGCGCCGCCGCGGCCTGCTAGCCGCCGCACGCGGCCGCACACCTGCTGGCCACCGCCGCGAGTTCGCCGCGCTTGCCATGGAAGCCCAGCCTAACGGG CCTGAAAAATTTGGTAGTTCTGTCTTTGCAAAGGATGGTTATACTAACTGGAAAAAAGCTAAGGACAATCTTAATCAGCACGGTACTTGCAAGACTCACAATAATGCTAGGCTAAAGTGTGATGACTTTATGAACCAAAGAACAAATGTGGCTAGAAGAATTGATGTAATTAGCAAGGAGGAAGAGAAAAGATATGAGATTCGCTTGAACTCTTCTTTAGATGTAGCAAGATTTCTCATAATGCAAGGTGATGCTTTTCGTGGACACGATGAGTCGTCTACTTCCAACAAGGGTACATATAGAGAGATGGTTGATTGGTACAAAGATAAAGTTGAGATTGTTAAGGATGCATACGATAAAGGTGCAAAAAATTGCACAATGATATCTCATCATATACAGAAGGACCTTACAAAAGCTTGTGCACAAGAAGTTATGTCAGTGATTATGGATGAGATTAGAGATAAAAAATTCTCTATATTGATTGATGAGTCCCGAGATGTATCAATAAAAGAACAGATGGCTGTAATTTTGAG GTTTGTGAATGATGAAGGGAAGGTGATGGAGAGGCTCCTTGGACTTCAGTATGTTGAGAGTTGTACAACTGCTGCATTGAAAGAAGCTCTAGTCAAAATGCTTAACAGTCATAAGCTACCAATCTCTAGGCTTCGTGGGCAAG CCATTGCAGATTTCTTTAACTATGTTCCTCTAATAGTCAACACTATCGACGCATCATGTATGGGAAAGGATACCTTGCTTGCAAAGCATCATGATGTGTTGTTAGAAAAGTTGGAGAGTGGGGAGATTATCACTACAAAAG CTGTCATAGACATTCTTGACATAGTAAACAAAGACTCTGTTAATCCGAGAAATAATGGTGGAGCATTTGGTTTAATTGGTAAAATGGAGAG GAAGGATCAAGACATTGTTGAGGCAATGCAATTGATCATAGATGTCAAAGAGCAGTTGCAGGATATGAGAGACAATGGATGGGATCCCTTATTCAAAAGAGTGAAAACATTCTGTGATAAGAATGAGATTGAAGTGCCAGATATGGACAAGGAAATAAATGCTAGAGGGACATCTACACGTAGAAAACAAAAG ATTGCTTCTAATGATTCATGA
- the LOC136486977 gene encoding MEIOTIC F-BOX protein MOF-like isoform X1, translated as MDLFISLFFRARRTMEIEDTATKRARERGGSGRSASDADRLSALPDSLLHTVMSFLKARQAVQTCVLATRWRHLWRSMPCLDVDHEEFCRTGAASSKDRAKQEWEDFEDFTSNLMHRCNVALLESLSLRVTHSRAPGFHRHKQAGGWLRRAMKYCTPDLPRQHADGLSSSSWRLKRLHLCNMALDARFGNHVRSACRSLEDLELEDCTCAFQAITSGSLKSLVLKNCWWNYLTEITSPTLKRLVVAGGSNNAPCVVVAPAIAHLCLDVPLYFARSISVNRMPSLPRL; from the coding sequence ATGGATTTGTTCATTTCTTTATTTTTCCGAGCAAGACGCACCATGGAGATTGAGGACACAGCAACAAAGCGTGCCCGTGAAAGAGGCGGCAGCGGACGCTCAGCTAGCGACGCGGACCGGCTGAGTGCTCTGCCGGACAGCCTGCTCCACACCGTCATGTCGTTCCTGAAGGCGCGGCAGGCAGTGCAGACCTGCGTGCTGGCCACGCGCTGGCGGCACCTCTGGCGCTCCATGCCGTGCCTCGACGTCGACCATGAGGAGTTCTGCAGGACTGGGGCTGCTTCTTCCAAAGACCGTGCCAAGCAGGAGTGGGAGGATTTCGAGGATTTCACCAGTAACCTGATGCATCGCTGCAACGTGGCTCTGCTGGAGTCCTTGAGCCTGCGTGTTACTCACAGCAGGGCACCTGGTTTTCATCGCCATAAACAAGCAGGTGGATGGCTCCGACGTGCCATGAAGTACTGCACCCCCGACCTTCCCCGTCAGCACGCTGACGGACTGAGCTCCAGTTCATGGCGCCTCAAGAGGCTGCATCTCTGCAATATGGCTCTGGATGCTCGTTTCGGGAACCATGTTCGTTCGGCGTGCAGATCATTGGAGGATTTGGAGCTGGAGGACTGCACGTGTGCGTTTCAAGCAATCACCTCTGGCTCACTGAAGAGCTTGGTTCTGAAGAACTGTTGGTGGAACTATCTCACTGAGATCACATCACCCACACTGAAGCGCTTAGTTGTCGCTGGTGGCTCGAATAATGCTCCCTGTGTTGTCGTGGCCCCCGCGATTGCTCATCTGTGCCTCGATGTGCCTCTTTACTTTGCTAGAAGTATTTCAGTGAATCGGATGCCATCACTGCCAAGGCTTTGA
- the LOC136486977 gene encoding MEIOTIC F-BOX protein MOF-like isoform X2 has translation MEIEDTATKRARERGGSGRSASDADRLSALPDSLLHTVMSFLKARQAVQTCVLATRWRHLWRSMPCLDVDHEEFCRTGAASSKDRAKQEWEDFEDFTSNLMHRCNVALLESLSLRVTHSRAPGFHRHKQAGGWLRRAMKYCTPDLPRQHADGLSSSSWRLKRLHLCNMALDARFGNHVRSACRSLEDLELEDCTCAFQAITSGSLKSLVLKNCWWNYLTEITSPTLKRLVVAGGSNNAPCVVVAPAIAHLCLDVPLYFARSISVNRMPSLPRL, from the coding sequence ATGGAGATTGAGGACACAGCAACAAAGCGTGCCCGTGAAAGAGGCGGCAGCGGACGCTCAGCTAGCGACGCGGACCGGCTGAGTGCTCTGCCGGACAGCCTGCTCCACACCGTCATGTCGTTCCTGAAGGCGCGGCAGGCAGTGCAGACCTGCGTGCTGGCCACGCGCTGGCGGCACCTCTGGCGCTCCATGCCGTGCCTCGACGTCGACCATGAGGAGTTCTGCAGGACTGGGGCTGCTTCTTCCAAAGACCGTGCCAAGCAGGAGTGGGAGGATTTCGAGGATTTCACCAGTAACCTGATGCATCGCTGCAACGTGGCTCTGCTGGAGTCCTTGAGCCTGCGTGTTACTCACAGCAGGGCACCTGGTTTTCATCGCCATAAACAAGCAGGTGGATGGCTCCGACGTGCCATGAAGTACTGCACCCCCGACCTTCCCCGTCAGCACGCTGACGGACTGAGCTCCAGTTCATGGCGCCTCAAGAGGCTGCATCTCTGCAATATGGCTCTGGATGCTCGTTTCGGGAACCATGTTCGTTCGGCGTGCAGATCATTGGAGGATTTGGAGCTGGAGGACTGCACGTGTGCGTTTCAAGCAATCACCTCTGGCTCACTGAAGAGCTTGGTTCTGAAGAACTGTTGGTGGAACTATCTCACTGAGATCACATCACCCACACTGAAGCGCTTAGTTGTCGCTGGTGGCTCGAATAATGCTCCCTGTGTTGTCGTGGCCCCCGCGATTGCTCATCTGTGCCTCGATGTGCCTCTTTACTTTGCTAGAAGTATTTCAGTGAATCGGATGCCATCACTGCCAAGGCTTTGA